A stretch of DNA from Sylvia atricapilla isolate bSylAtr1 chromosome 3, bSylAtr1.pri, whole genome shotgun sequence:
GCCCGTCCGCGGGCAGGCAgcgagcggcggccgcgggcggcggcgggcacTCGGCACCGGGCACTCGGCACCGGGCACTCGGTACCTGGCGCTCCCTCCGCTCCCGCCGCGCTCAGCGCCCGCCGGAGcccggccgcgccccgcccccgcgccaCCGGCGCGCCCGGCGCGTCACTTCCCGCCGCCAGCGGCACCAGAGCCTTCCCGGGCAGGAACCTGCGGGAATTGAACATGGGCGAGTGTCCCTGCACCTGGACAGGCGTCACCGCGGGCACCAGCGCAGGCTGGGGAACAGCCTAGTGGGAATCAGCACTGcggagaaggacctgggggtcctggtgaaTAACAGGatgtccatgagccagcagtgcccttgtggccaagaaggccagtcctgtcctggggtgcattaggaagagcattgcccGAATATCGATCTTGCTCCCCTACTCGGCCCTGATGAGGCACATCTGGattgctgtgtccagttctgggctcttcaggagaggagagacatggagctcccggagcagatgcagcagagacgattaagggactggagcatccaCTTacgaggaaaggctgagggacctgggtctgttcagcctcgagaagagatgactgagaagGGATCTCGTTAATGTGTATAAATATCTAAAGGGTGGGTGTGAAGAGGATTCAGCCAAGCTTTTCTCTGTGGTGCCAAGCAAGAAGCAACGGACAGAAACTGATGCAAGGGAAATTCCccctgaatatgaggaagaacttcactgtgcaggtgactgagTGCTGGAACAGACTGTCCAGAGAGGTTGGaatctccctcactggagatgtgcaagaaccatctggacacaatcctgtgccaggTGCTCTAGGATGACTGTGCCTGAGCAGAAAGGTTGCCCCAGATGACTttctgtggtcccttccagaTCCTGTGAATCTGTGGAGGTCCCTGGCAGTGCACCAGGCCCTCACAGAGGCTGTGGTTCCTCACACTGGAGCTGTACAGAGTTCcacactgctgtgctgccagctgcacAGTGCCCATGGATACTGCAGCCACCACGGCTGTCCTTCCCAAAGCAGGGCAACACACTTCCCCTCAGGAGCACCACATGTGTCCCCTGCATCTCACTGTCCCCGCCCTGTCCTTCTCCTCTAGTACCATTTCAAActtccatcccagcccttcccactTGTCTCCACTCATGCCATGGTTCCTGGCACCACATCCCATGGCCCACCTCAAAGACCTGGTGACATCCCATCTGGAGTACTGCGTCCAGCTCAAGAAAGACCTGGACCTCTTGGAAaaggtccagaggagggccaccAAGATGCTTATAAGGATGAAGCACCTCTtctatgaggaaaggctaagATAATTTTGATTATTCATCCTGGATAAGAGAAGGCTTCAAGGTGACCTACAAAAAGGTGGAGAGGGATTTTTCACAAAAGCATGTAGTGacatgacaggacaagggggaacgGCCTGAAACTGAAAGAGAGACAGTGTGGATTAGATACAAGGAGGAAgctctttgctgtgagggtggtgcgatagtggcacaggctgcccagggaagttgtggaggccccatccctgaagtgttcaaggccaagcaggatggagctttgagcaacttggtctagtggaaagtgtcgCTGCCCGTGACaggactagatgatctttaaggtcccttccaactccaaCCACTcgatgattctgtgattctcgACTCTTGCCCTTCACAGCGGTTCCAAAGGTGCTctcccctgcagagcaggaggcaccCTGCTGCCCACCCGCCCAAACACGAGGGGTGTGTGACGGCCTCACCACAGCTACTGATCCGCCTGCGTGTTTCCACGGGGCAGCGCTCGGACAAGAGCCGCGGGGGCCCAGGCACACGCCTCGGGCAGGCCGGGCCCGGGCGGGCTCCGCTCCCCGGCGGCCGCGCCGCCCTCCCGCCAGCCCGCGGCGCTGGGCGCCCGGCAGAGCCGCCGAGAGGAGGCGGCGCTCCGTCCCAGAGCGGCTCCGCTTCCGCCTCCGCTGCCGCCATTTCGCCGTGAGACAGCAGCGGCCGGGCTGCGATGCTGTCCACCGCGGCGTACGGATACGGGCCCTCCCGGCCCGAGACGGGCTACGGGCTGGAGGCGCCCGTGCGGCAGCACCGCTTCTCGCCGTACACCTTCAACGGAGGGTGAGGGGCCCGGGCAGGCGGCGGCGGGACGGGAACCCTCGGCCGGGGCCCAGGGTAGCCGGGCACCCTCGCCTTACTCCTATCTCTCCTCGGTGCTCAGCGCGGGTTTATCTCCCCTCACGGTGTCTCTTTGTAGGGAGAGAGCGGCAGCacaaggaggagctgggctcGGGCTTGACTTGAGGCCTTGCAGCCTTTCAGGGTGTTATTGCCTGGCCGTGTGGCTTTTGGAACACTCGGGCTCCCTAAACTTCGGCTGGTCTTAAAGTACGAGTCTTTTGTTCCCCTCAGGGTTGTTTCTTTATAGTGGCTTAGGGAACCCAGGTAATGGTCCtgttacagaatcacagagttcTTAGGGGTGGACGGGagctctggagatcatccagtccagtcctcctgccaaggcagggtcacctcgAGCAGGTGACACTAGAACGcgtccaggtgggttttgaatgtttccaggTAGAAACCCCCAGgacttccctgggcagccagttcagtgctctgccaccGTCGGTGTGAAGTTCATGCtgaggtggaacttcttgtgttttagtttatggccatcGTTCTTCACTGTGTTGCTAGTAAAGGTGTTACATGGTTCAATGCTACCTTACTGTAACTGTTAAATGCAGGTGATGTTTTACACACCTGAGTTGGTGGCAAGATCTGGCcgggtagggttttttttttcttatgatgactactgctttttaaagagcATCTCTTTGTTACTTAATGGTAGTACACCTGTGGTGATCACAAAACTAGTTGTTACAAAGtaattacagattttaaaagtgaCGTTTATTTCAGTATAGTGATACTGTTGCTCAGTACTTTGCTTGTTTTTGAAGGATAAGCCATTATCAGGCATATAAAATACCTCGTCCATTGAGTTTGGTTCTTGCTTGGTTTAGAGTCTCTGTTTTACCAAGTTTCCTTACAGTTTAATCAAAGTAGAAGGccacatatattttttttcagtctgtctAGTGTCTTCCTTCAGTGTTGAATAGGGATGACCACAGTGGGAAACAGGAGGGAATATAAGATGCTTGACAGAACATGAGTCTTGACAGAATATGGATGTAGAATTACTATCtcatttgtttctgtgttgcCTAAGAAAATACTTGTGCTGAAGGTCATGATTTATCAATTATCTTTTTAAGGACTGTGCTGGCAATTGCTGGAGAAGACTTCAGTATTGTTGCCTCTGACACACGTCTGAGTGAAGGATACTCAATTCACTCCCGGGACAGTCCAAAATGCTACAAGCTGTAAGTACAGATCTGCAAGGattggaaaagatgaaaaatcttTTGTATTGCTGACCATGTCACCTGTCTCCTGCTTTGAACATAattcttagaagaaaaaaaaaaaacaataacaaaacagattttggaGTTGTGGTGACCTTTGCTGTAATGCAAGATGTGATGTGATGATGTAAATACAGCCAGATTTCTTGTTTGATGCTCTTGAAGTAAAGTGAGAACAGAATAATTTTAGCATGATACAGACTCTAATGTGGGGATTTTTGGCTGGATaagcagaagaatttttatCTTGACTGTAGCAAAACTTAATCCTATGATAACTCATTCGGCTTCATCAGGAGATCTGGTGATGGTACACAAGTGTGCCCATTGCTGCTAGTTGTATCTCTCTAGTTAATTACCTGGCATTTTAGAGATGTGCATTTTAGGAGAGGTAAACCTATCAGTAGTTTCATAATTAAACTTTCTGTGCCCATTTTATGCTCTAATTTGACTCATCTGGGTAGCCTCTCCTTGGTTTACAGCTATATGTTATTTATGTTCATTTTACTGCAGTGGTGCTTGTCTTGTAGGCTGTCATCAACTAggtaaaaatttcttttcttttgggctattgtttctttttctaaatcGATGACATTAAatcaaaattacttcagtttctCCTGACTAACTTGTTACTACTAGATAGTGTCCAGATGGTGATTAGTCTGGTACAGTATACACACTGCGCACGGTGGCTTTGTGTAATTCTAGTGACAGGCTGAGAGAAGGTTTTAGGATGTTTTCTGAATGACTGCTTTGGGTTGGTCTCTGTGTGTTAATGTTTCTAGactcttttctgtttcctagaattaaaatttcaagCGTATGTACCCATGGTTAGGGttcacaaaacatttcaaaactgaGCAGAGGGCTAAGCTTCTGTAGTGCATCTGCAGCCAGATAACTTCTGTTTGTGCTGACACAGAAGCCACCAAAACCATAAATGTCAGGTAACCGTTGTACAAACTTAATGCGGCTCTCTGGTCCGATGGAGTAAAAATTGGACTGAGTGATAGAATATGTGGCCCCCAGTGTAAAACAACAAATCTCTAGCAGGACTGAATTGCTACAGCTGGAGTCAGGGGTGCATGAAGAAATGGAGAATTCATTTTTGTCAGTCTTACTGACTGCAGAAGAAGGACGTTGGTTGAAGGAAGACATCTGCTTGGTTCTGTGTTTAATGACTCCTCTCCAAGATGTAGGTCACAGGTGCCTTTCATACACCACAGATCTGTTACTATGTTTTAGACAACTGGTTTTGGCAGCActagaaaaactgaaaagacaTTTGGTGTTTTCATAATAACCTACTGTGTAAGAAATTGCTGTAGTTCATGCTAAGTCTGAAATTGCAacaaaattttatgtttttcagaaCAGAACAAACAGTCATTGGATGCACTGGTTTCCATGGGGACTGCCTTACCCTTACTAAAATTATTGAAGCCAGATTAAAGGTAACTATCTCGCTGTATTTAAAAACTTAGATTCTTAATATTATACTTGAGACCTAATATGgtatgttttaaatttaatttttgatgtttttttcaagtgttCGTATCGTAACTGTTTTGCTAGTGAAAGGTCGGGCAGGGAGAATTGGTGCTGTGTTCTTATTAAGTGTGGCACTACAAATACATGGAAtggaaaagctggagaggaTATTATTATTAATGAGGCAACACCTACCAATTACAAAACTTTGAAGATACTTTAATCTTCAGCTTGTGTAAATGCTTTACCTCTTAGACCAGCATGTTTTCGCTAATCGTGCCGATTAATAATTTTGCTTAGTTTCAGATTCTTCTGTAGTGAGgttacagaaaatgtaattctgATTGAATGTCAGCTTTAGTTTTGACTTCCTTCTTGGCAGATGTACAAGCATTCCAACAACAAGACCATGACCACAGGGGCTATTGCAGCAATGCTGTCTACGATCCTGTATTCTCGACGTTTCTTTCCCTACTACGTTTACAATATAATTGGTGGACTTGATGAAGAAGGTAAgacttgaaacagaaaaggaaaaaaaaaaaaaaaaaaaaagaggctgcATTTCTGTGGGTGGATAGCTATCTCTTTACATCTCAGGTGTTCTGATTTAATAGCAAAGTTTGTGTTCCTATTCCTAGCATCTGCCTTTAGGCATTATGGTGCTTACACAGATCAAATACATATTATGTACCTGGGCTGTTTCCTAGTTTTTGTCATTCACTTGATTTTTGATTTCTGAATATCTGAAAGTATAAAAGCTATAATATAATTATTTGATTACAAATAAAATCtctgaagtgaaataaataatactTTAGACTGGAAAATTTTACTACtattttgctggatttttaatTGCATCTTTAAAGTAGATGTCACCAGTAAAGTTGTATATGTTTCACTCAGATCTGTGAGTGTGGTAAACACTATTTAATATGAAGATTTACTCCAGAGACAGGTTTCTACAAAGTTATTTCTAAATGTTAACTAACCTCTAATTAAAATCATGACTTCTACACAGAAGCTATAGTTTAATATACAGCCCTTCCAGAACTTACTGGGCTCCTGTCCAGTGATTTGGTTGAGTTCCTGAAATACTGTGTTCTCTGGCTTTGAGAAAGAGCTCAGAGGTGGTCTTGTTTGGATAATTTTAACCATTCCctgcagtttgtttttcccATAAGTTATAATGATTTCCCAGTCTTGCTAAGATATGTCTATGATTTGTGGGATCTGGCAGGGGATTAGTCTGCCCTGCATAATGGTAAATCTCAGATTATAAGGGTACTGTAGCACCTGATAAGAATCAAGAGTGCAGGTTTGCTTGCATGGACTAAATTTGGGTCCAGCAAGGTTGGTTATTGATATGGCTGGCTTTCTCAGGGCTGTTcagctcctgtgctctgctgccaagGGCACTGGCCAGTAAATTGAACTGGGTGCAGCCTGTCTGAACAGAAAGGCTGGGCTTGGCCAGCTGCTGCGTTCTGACTGGCATGTCCTCCTCAATCCTAGATGCTTCAGAGTTGCAGTGTGTCTGTATCTCTGATGTTGGTGCAAGCCAGTAAACTTTGCACCACCTGGTCTGACTTCAGAGAGAAGTGTGCAAGAGAGCAGAGCATCATGCTTGGTTCTGGGAGTGCAATGCAGAGGCATCCAAGCATGGTTTCTGGAGGTAATTCAGGAAATGTATCATTCAGGAACCATGTCTGAGCTGCCTGTTTGTATTAGCCTTGGAACCCCCGGGGCTCTTTGTGCAGCACTACATTCTagcacatttttctgctttgattaTTTTGCATCAGCACTTTTTCTGTGGTAAGTACTGTAAGAAACATCTGTTGAAGCATGCTTGTGgcttaaataaagaaaataatcttggATATTGTACCAGGCCGCAGCCATAGCGAGTCTTCTGTAAAAAGCATCATCTGAACGTATACTTACGTGAACATATACTTATACTTATATACTTActtatacatatacatatactCAGTGTTGTTTGGTAAAAGTTTACTGGGATCTGCAGTGTTCCAGACGCTGCTTATCCATAGAGCTGGTTTTGTTGAAAATGCTTGTCAGTATTGAGCATCTTTCTGAATTGTgatttcatattaatttttctttccagggaagggagcagTTTATAGCTTTGATCCAGTGGGCTCCTATGAGAGAGATTCTTTCAAAGCAGGTGGATCAGCAAGTGCCATGTTGCAGCCTTTGCTGGATAACCAGGTAAAATAGCTTgctggcttttgttttggtttgatttttttccttatctcagTAAACATTTGTGACAGCCAAATTAATGTAGCTTTACTTTTGGCGAATATTACTTAGAAGTTTTAAATCTGTTATCCAGGTAGGATCTGGTAATCCATACATTTATAAATTATGTGGCTTTACTCTCTCAGTAGAAATTAAAGCTTTGCTTTGGGATCTGTTCAGGTTTTTAATACATTATTAATAGTGCAGTGCCtctttaaaagacagaaatgttttaattggGGAGTTACGTTTATCCTAGAAGTTGTGTGGAGGgcttttttctcagttttgtgagttttttctTGGCTGGTAACATAAAAATGCCTGTTACTTAATATGAAATAATACCAAATTAAGAAGATAGAATTAATACATACATTTTATCATTTAACATACCCTTGTTTAAGCCTTCAGTTTTGTGCAATTTTATACTCAGATACCATTTTTCAGTAATAGTGTTCTTACATAAAATTGCTGAAAATTTACTCAGCTGAGTCTGCCTGCAATACcttaagaatatttttgtatttagttGAAGCTGTTAATGAATGGGAGAAACACCAAAgcatgttttattcattttaattttttgacaTAGGTGTTGTTATTTAGTCACTTGAACCTGATGTCAACACAACTTTTATGATTAGAAAAGTAGTAAGCATTTTTTACTGTTACCAGATGAGAAAGGAATAgaatatttcctcctttttaaaaaaactttattatctgaagaaaatatgtttttcagaaACCAAGTTGtcataagtaatttttttattgcttatgGGTTTCAGGCCAAACATGGAACTTTACTCCTTTTACCTGTTCTGATGTTCGAGCTGACAGTTATATTTATGAGCTAACTTAGCTATTTAGTAGGACCAAATATGCTCCAATATAGACTTGGTTTTGAAGTCTAGGTATCTTAGGGAATATTTGCCTTTAAGAAATGTTCCTGAGTACAAGTGACCAGAGAAAAAAGGGCTTGTGTGCAGTTCTGGTACTGCCAACCTTGTAAGAAGTTTGTGAAGAATTAGATCAGATCCAAATGTTCATTGTGATCTTCTGCATGCTGaatgagcaggaggagctgtgctggctgtgtgttGGATCTGCTTCTAGTTAATTTTCTAAGAGTATCAGTATTGGCAAAGCTCTCAACTGTGAACTATGTGGAGgaactttttccctttttcctttggggtttttcaaATGGACaggccatttcttcttcttaattcaatttaatttaaatctgtTCATTCTAGTGCACAGACTGAAACAGTTTTCATAGATGgctaaaatgcattttcttattttcttagaTTGGCTTCAAGAACATGCAAAATGTGGAACATGTACCTCTGACCCTGGAAAAGGCTTTGCAGCTGGTGAAGGATGtcttcatttctgctgctgagagagATGTGTACACAGGGGATGCACTAAAGATTTGCATTGTCACAAAAGATGGAATTAAAGAGCAAACTATCCAGTTACGGAAAGACTAATTCAGTTCATGTGTAAGCAAGTTACCTGTCATGTACAATTTACCTGTGTTATGAAGACATTTGtcttattaaatttttttccagaagttcAACTACTGTGGTGCTgagtattttctgtctttgttagAAATTCTGTTATTTAGAAACCAGAGCAGTTTGTGGTAAGGAAGCAGCTAAAAGTTACAAGTCAGTTTCCTTCATCTCATATTAATCTATTGATCAGTCTAGTTCTAGTGCAAGTTTAATCCCCTTCTCACAATCCCTTATGCTGCAATATGGGGGAGTAttaaaatttagatttattCATATTCAGACTATTCTGATAATTCTTTCATTTCAGCCTTGGTTCATGAGTAAAGTATTTGCTCTGTTCACACTGCCTTCTCTGCATTTCATAGCTTGCTTTTCCTgtcttctttatttctctgacttgCTGTCCTGACATTTGACTTTGTGTACTTATTTGCAAAGACTCTATGGGTCATCTGGAAGCAGTATCACTGTGTTAGAGGGAAGAATGTTATGTGTGAGTCTTTTCAGAGTTTAGTCCTGGACTCTGCATCTGGGCTCACCTCTGTGTGTTGGTGTTTAGTTAATGCCCAGAATTTGAAGCACTGTCCCCTTGTGGCTActgatggaaaataatttagaatgGAGATTCCTGAGTGCCTTTTAATGCCTAGGTCCTTTGTTAGCCCTACTGCTGCTTTTGATTCTTGAAATTGCCTCAAGTTTGATGTGCTCTGTCACACTCCTGGAAACTGGCTTCAGTATTAGGAccttcagaaaaacaagagCTGCATCATCAAGGGCAAGATAATTTTCTCTTGTCCGAGAGTCCTTTCACAGTCTGTAGCTCTTTAAAAAAGGACATATAAAATACCTCGTTGCTTCAGGTGGCATACTAGTTCCTTAAAAGAACTTTGTTGACATGCTTGACCCTACTGTAGCATTGTCTCCTGTTTGGATGTGACTGGCTGATTTCAGTGCAGCATTTTGGGTGCAGTGCTTTATTCCTAGCTCTGGCTGGTCTTCACTAGTCTCAGGCTTCCTAGGCAGTTTAGATCGTGGATAGCATTTTGAACCTCAGTAATGGAACAACTAGTGCTTTTAAACAGACTCTGACTCTGTTCAGGAAATCCACTAACTTTCCCAAAGTGTTTGTGAAGGCACTTGACCACTGGGTGACAGTGTTGGGCCGGGTAAGGAGGGaacagctccttcctgctctgttaCATCTGTAAAACTAAGTTAAAGCACCTTAAACTCAGTTCTCTTTGATGCCAGATTTATGTTGAATTGCTCGAGTGTTTCACAATAGGCTGTTGGAGCTTTACACGAAGTTGTTGAAATCTACTGAAACTAAATAGTGTTTCAGttgcaaagaaaagcaacagaggGTAGTAAATTGACATGTCTGCCTTTGGGACAGGTCTGTTTGCAGTATATAAGGTCTAAACAGTGAAGAGCAACAAGCAAGGAGAGCTATCTAATTTCTACAGGAACTAATTTAATGTTCTTGCAGGATGCCAGACGTGTAGGAGAGTTGCAGTGATTTAACTCAAAAGTTGTGATAAATTTGTCTGCTGCAATATTTAAGGGTAGGTTTTACAtccaaaataaatgcatgtttAGAGGTTTTGGGAATTACTGTTTGATGTGGCTAGGCTTGCCTCTGTAAGTTCACTTGGGAGATACACAAGGTGATTAGAATTTTCAGGTGTCATTTGAAGTCTCAGAAGAGGTACAAGAGCAGGTACCTGTTTTCCTGACCCTATATGTCAGTGCCATCCTGTTGGTGCACTTGCACCAATGCGagattttgtcttcttttcagATTTCCCTGCGGAGCACCTCTAGCTGAAgaacagcagggaagggaagttttTCACAGCTGGACTGAAAATAATCAGTTTCTTTCACCAAAGAATGTCACTCCGTTTGTGGGTGGGTTTGGAACCAGTGAGATGGGGAGGTTTGTTCCCCACATTTTTAGCTTTCCAGTTATGCCCTGCCCAGATCACTGCTTGTGCTCTGAGTGAGGAGTTGCAGGAGTGACAGGAGATGTGTGAGTACAAAAGTTTTCACATGCTGCTTGGTTAGAAGTTACTTACTTATTGGTATTAAAACATCCCAAATGTCAGATGAAAGgcgtttgttttgtttttttttttaatccaccaCATTCCCTAGCTTTGTTTGTGAAGATTGTCATCACCTCAGGATGAAAGATGGGAAGGTCCTGACTGTCTGCAGCTCTCCTTAGTTCCATGCCTGTACTTCCCATGTGTAAATCAGCATAGTA
This window harbors:
- the PSMB1 gene encoding proteasome subunit beta type-1 — protein: MLSTAAYGYGPSRPETGYGLEAPVRQHRFSPYTFNGGTVLAIAGEDFSIVASDTRLSEGYSIHSRDSPKCYKLTEQTVIGCTGFHGDCLTLTKIIEARLKMYKHSNNKTMTTGAIAAMLSTILYSRRFFPYYVYNIIGGLDEEGKGAVYSFDPVGSYERDSFKAGGSASAMLQPLLDNQIGFKNMQNVEHVPLTLEKALQLVKDVFISAAERDVYTGDALKICIVTKDGIKEQTIQLRKD